Proteins co-encoded in one Ancylomarina subtilis genomic window:
- a CDS encoding heavy-metal-associated domain-containing protein yields the protein MYRKMLSLICFSFLGITLSVAQDVTESFKVSGNCGMCESRIEKAASSVDGVTSADWNKETKMIEVAFDSSNTDIHKVHMAIANAGHDTEMHKAKDEVYSALHGCCKYNRIDLSQKDKKKGHKHAKDSHKNGKTHDSHSGCGHSGDQKSNSGC from the coding sequence ATGTACAGAAAAATGTTAAGTCTAATCTGTTTTTCCTTCTTAGGAATAACCTTAAGTGTAGCGCAAGATGTAACTGAATCTTTTAAGGTTTCAGGGAATTGTGGAATGTGTGAAAGCCGTATTGAAAAAGCAGCTTCATCAGTGGATGGGGTTACCAGTGCAGATTGGAATAAAGAGACAAAGATGATTGAAGTCGCTTTTGATAGTTCTAATACTGACATCCATAAAGTGCATATGGCTATTGCAAATGCAGGGCATGATACTGAGATGCACAAAGCAAAGGATGAGGTGTATAGTGCACTTCATGGGTGTTGTAAATATAATCGAATTGATCTTTCTCAAAAGGATAAGAAGAAAGGTCATAAACACGCTAAGGATTCTCATAAAAATGGAAAAACTCATGATTCTCATTCAGGTTGCGGTCATTCTGGCGATCAAAAGAGTAATTCAGGCTGCTAG
- a CDS encoding helix-turn-helix domain-containing protein, which yields MNIIKEANLQIRNKELIVHSIVGLLIGFFILHPISMLIYDFDTNGTDYNLISLGKTIAENISHTFSLHMIGMSIAFSVLGATIGAGSGLYYRSLKKKNGLLHGKRKLLQQSIPTLIKNGESEFVEFKSSLRHDYRQVKTNKNLEGVILKSIAGFLNANGGTLIIGVDDESNILGLENDYLTLKKNNKDGFQQRIITIIANAFGRNICSYVHIYFHRIDEKEICTVVIKPSERPVYLNENNRTVFYLRTGNVTNPLTTSETVRYLQSSQTLKS from the coding sequence ATGAATATTATAAAAGAAGCAAATCTCCAAATTCGGAACAAAGAGTTGATCGTACATTCAATAGTTGGTCTGTTAATTGGTTTTTTTATTCTGCACCCAATAAGCATGCTTATTTATGATTTTGATACAAATGGGACAGATTATAATTTAATTAGTTTGGGAAAAACAATTGCAGAAAATATTTCTCACACCTTTAGTTTGCATATGATAGGAATGTCTATTGCCTTCTCTGTACTTGGAGCTACTATTGGAGCTGGCTCTGGGTTATATTATAGGTCTTTAAAAAAGAAGAATGGGCTGCTTCATGGAAAAAGGAAGTTGTTACAACAAAGTATTCCTACACTTATAAAAAATGGAGAAAGTGAGTTCGTTGAATTTAAATCTTCTCTCAGACACGATTATCGACAAGTTAAAACCAATAAAAACCTTGAGGGAGTAATTCTAAAATCAATAGCTGGATTTCTTAATGCTAATGGTGGAACTTTAATTATTGGTGTAGATGATGAGAGTAATATTTTGGGATTAGAAAATGATTATTTAACTCTTAAGAAAAATAATAAAGATGGATTCCAACAAAGAATAATTACGATAATCGCTAATGCTTTTGGCCGCAATATATGTTCTTATGTTCATATCTATTTTCATCGAATTGATGAGAAAGAAATTTGTACTGTTGTTATAAAACCATCTGAAAGACCAGTTTATTTAAATGAAAATAACCGAACTGTTTTTTACTTAAGAACAGGTAATGTAACGAATCCTCTCACGACTAGCGAAACAGTTAGGTATTTACAATCGAGTCAAACTTTAAAGAGCTAA
- a CDS encoding cation diffusion facilitator family transporter, with translation MDESHLNKNQKKTSWVVVLTFLTMLVEIFFGITSGSMALLADGIHMGSHVLAIGLSWLAYLIVRRVSRKGKFTGDKNKILSLSGYSSGLMLLIFAIVIMVEAIERFFYPVSINFKEAIFVAIIGLIVNIISAFLLHHDHEHSDHNIRAAYLHVIADALTSLSAILGLTVAMIWDIPFIDTIAAILSSLVIIKWAIGLLKGSGSVLLDIEQKHHSHGHHH, from the coding sequence ATGGACGAATCTCACTTAAATAAAAATCAAAAAAAAACAAGCTGGGTTGTTGTTTTAACTTTCCTGACAATGCTTGTTGAAATATTTTTCGGTATTACATCTGGCTCAATGGCACTACTTGCAGATGGAATTCATATGGGGTCTCATGTACTTGCTATTGGATTAAGTTGGTTAGCATATTTAATAGTAAGAAGGGTTTCTAGAAAAGGTAAATTCACGGGTGATAAGAATAAAATTCTTTCTTTATCTGGATATAGTAGTGGATTAATGCTTCTAATATTTGCGATAGTAATCATGGTAGAAGCTATTGAACGCTTTTTTTATCCTGTATCCATAAATTTTAAGGAAGCTATCTTTGTTGCAATTATTGGTCTTATTGTAAACATTATAAGTGCATTTTTATTGCATCATGACCACGAGCATTCAGATCATAATATTCGAGCAGCATATCTTCATGTTATTGCTGATGCACTTACAAGTTTATCTGCTATACTGGGATTGACAGTAGCCATGATTTGGGATATTCCATTTATTGATACAATTGCAGCCATCTTAAGTTCACTGGTAATTATAAAATGGGCAATTGGATTGCTTAAAGGCTCAGGAAGTGTATTATTGGATATTGAACAAAAGCATCATTCGCATGGGCATCATCACTAA
- a CDS encoding efflux RND transporter periplasmic adaptor subunit has protein sequence MKSIIKNIKENYKLVVGVLVLGLFLGWLMSGGSGNVNTSEQGIENHEDHNHESADPQTWTCSMHPQIKQDKPGLCPICAMDLIPLKSMQSGGDDVDPNEIVMSESAAKLASIQTIRVEKGTPIKTINLQGKVQVDERNISELTARFGGRIEKLFVNYTGQQVRKGEKLASIYSPALLSAQKELLEAISFKESRPGLYTAAKGKLKLWDLTDTQIAAIEEKGEPQVYFNILSPITGTVSMRHVALGDYVKEGKALFKVVDLSKVWVMFDAYESDLPWIKLGDKVNFNLKSLPGKSYTAKVTYIDPFINGKTRVAKVRLEAKNKNGVLKPEMFVQGVLESKIAGNSSEIMVPKSAVLWTGKRSVVYVKIQDRESPSFLYREVVLGPEAGAYYVISEGLEEGEEIVTNGVFKIDAAAQLVGLRSMMNPDGGAAPVGHNHGDMGMDQSKHKIENFDVDVKFKKQLTAFYNEYLVLAKAFVTSNSSEVKKVSQTSLSKLGGIDMSLLKGDAHMSWMADLKILESKLKVIASKMDIDLQRAAFADFNLTFYKSVKSFGLNKVTTFYQFCPMANGDKGAYWLSNSADIQNPYFGDAMIGCGEVKETIK, from the coding sequence ATGAAAAGTATAATCAAGAATATTAAAGAGAATTACAAGTTAGTTGTTGGTGTTCTAGTTCTAGGCTTGTTTCTAGGCTGGTTAATGTCAGGCGGCTCGGGTAATGTAAATACATCAGAACAGGGGATTGAGAATCATGAAGATCATAATCATGAGAGTGCAGATCCTCAAACCTGGACCTGTTCTATGCACCCACAAATCAAGCAGGATAAGCCTGGTTTGTGTCCAATTTGTGCAATGGATTTAATTCCATTAAAAAGCATGCAGTCAGGAGGAGATGATGTGGATCCAAATGAAATCGTCATGTCGGAATCAGCAGCGAAGTTGGCTTCTATTCAGACTATAAGAGTAGAAAAGGGAACCCCAATTAAGACAATCAATCTTCAGGGAAAAGTTCAGGTTGATGAGCGAAATATTTCAGAATTAACGGCACGTTTTGGTGGTCGTATCGAGAAGCTCTTTGTCAATTATACGGGGCAACAGGTTCGAAAGGGAGAGAAACTTGCCAGCATCTATTCTCCGGCATTGCTGAGTGCGCAGAAAGAGTTGTTAGAAGCAATTAGTTTTAAAGAAAGTCGTCCAGGTTTATATACCGCTGCTAAAGGCAAATTGAAGCTTTGGGATTTAACAGATACGCAAATTGCAGCGATTGAAGAAAAAGGAGAGCCTCAGGTCTATTTCAATATTTTATCACCCATTACGGGAACCGTAAGTATGCGACACGTTGCTTTGGGAGATTATGTGAAAGAAGGGAAGGCCTTATTTAAAGTCGTGGATCTTTCAAAGGTTTGGGTGATGTTTGATGCTTACGAGAGTGATCTGCCTTGGATTAAATTGGGAGATAAAGTCAATTTTAATCTGAAGAGTTTGCCAGGGAAATCTTATACGGCAAAAGTGACTTATATAGATCCTTTTATCAATGGGAAAACCCGTGTGGCTAAGGTTCGCTTGGAGGCAAAAAATAAGAATGGTGTTTTAAAACCAGAAATGTTTGTTCAAGGTGTTTTGGAATCAAAAATTGCTGGAAACAGCAGTGAAATCATGGTGCCTAAATCAGCGGTTTTATGGACAGGGAAACGATCAGTGGTTTATGTGAAAATTCAAGATCGTGAATCGCCTTCATTTCTATATCGTGAAGTTGTTTTAGGACCGGAAGCAGGTGCCTATTATGTGATTTCAGAAGGCTTAGAGGAAGGTGAGGAAATTGTAACCAATGGCGTGTTTAAAATCGATGCTGCTGCTCAATTGGTTGGTTTACGAAGTATGATGAACCCGGATGGTGGTGCTGCTCCTGTAGGTCATAATCATGGAGATATGGGAATGGATCAATCCAAACACAAAATTGAAAACTTCGATGTAGATGTGAAATTTAAAAAGCAATTAACAGCATTTTATAATGAATATTTAGTGTTAGCTAAGGCTTTTGTTACTTCTAATTCATCGGAAGTGAAAAAGGTATCACAGACATCATTGTCAAAATTGGGAGGCATCGATATGAGCTTATTAAAAGGTGACGCTCATATGTCTTGGATGGCGGATCTAAAAATACTTGAATCCAAATTGAAAGTAATTGCATCTAAAATGGATATTGACCTTCAACGAGCTGCTTTTGCAGATTTTAATCTGACATTTTACAAAAGTGTGAAATCTTTTGGTTTGAATAAAGTAACAACATTCTATCAATTCTGTCCAATGGCGAATGGGGATAAAGGAGCATATTGGTTAAGTAATTCTGCAGATATCCAAAACCCTTATTTTGGTGATGCAATGATAGGATGTGGTGAGGTAAAAGAAACCATCAAATAG
- a CDS encoding TolC family protein, which produces MKIKKHYISICFYLFLLFAIPISGFGQSELGSYLEEAAENNPGLKAKFNDYLAALERAPQVKALPDPQVAFAYFIKPVETRMGPQEFKFSASQMFPWFGTLKAKENRAIQAAKAKYEAFEEAKAKLFHEIRATYYNLYFNKKGIAISLENIDILQSFRKMSEIKLEAGLVSALDGYRIEIEMGDLENQLALLKDKQFVLEVMFNNLLNKDSKKEIWLPEELWRTDLALNREAILDSIQSNNHQLLSLSFQQEALSFKKEVARKAGKPNVNIGFDYIVTGRGDMNLPGTDAFVFPKIGLTIPLYRNKYKAMVKEVVFQEKAKTLEQDNKSNILESLFEKGWKEYRDGERRIHLFHSQLELARKALHLLETNYATGNMNFEEILRMERKVLKYNLELEKAKADKQAAVSFISYLMGN; this is translated from the coding sequence ATGAAGATAAAAAAACATTATATATCGATCTGTTTCTATCTGTTTCTATTGTTCGCGATCCCTATCTCAGGATTTGGACAAAGCGAACTTGGGAGCTATTTGGAAGAGGCTGCAGAAAATAATCCCGGACTTAAAGCAAAGTTCAACGATTATTTGGCAGCATTGGAGCGTGCACCTCAGGTAAAGGCATTGCCTGATCCGCAAGTGGCATTTGCCTATTTTATAAAACCTGTAGAAACAAGAATGGGACCACAGGAATTCAAATTCTCGGCCTCTCAAATGTTTCCCTGGTTTGGAACATTAAAGGCGAAAGAGAATCGTGCGATTCAAGCTGCAAAGGCTAAATATGAGGCCTTTGAAGAGGCTAAAGCAAAGTTGTTTCACGAGATACGAGCTACGTATTACAATCTCTATTTTAACAAAAAAGGCATTGCCATTAGTCTCGAGAATATAGATATTCTTCAGTCTTTTAGAAAGATGTCTGAGATTAAGTTAGAGGCAGGACTCGTATCTGCACTCGATGGTTATCGCATTGAGATTGAAATGGGGGATCTTGAAAACCAGCTGGCTTTACTTAAGGATAAGCAGTTTGTTTTGGAGGTGATGTTTAATAATTTATTGAATAAAGACAGTAAAAAAGAGATCTGGCTTCCGGAAGAATTATGGCGTACAGATTTGGCATTAAACAGAGAGGCCATATTAGACTCTATTCAAAGCAATAATCACCAACTTTTAAGCTTAAGTTTTCAACAAGAAGCTTTAAGTTTCAAAAAAGAGGTAGCCAGGAAGGCAGGAAAGCCTAATGTCAATATCGGCTTTGATTATATCGTAACAGGTAGGGGTGATATGAATTTACCTGGAACCGATGCTTTTGTTTTTCCTAAAATCGGTTTAACGATTCCTCTTTATCGTAATAAGTACAAGGCTATGGTGAAAGAGGTGGTTTTTCAGGAAAAAGCTAAAACTCTTGAACAGGATAACAAAAGCAATATTCTTGAGAGTCTTTTTGAAAAGGGATGGAAAGAATACCGTGATGGAGAAAGACGCATCCATCTTTTTCATTCACAACTCGAATTGGCCAGAAAAGCTTTACACTTATTAGAAACCAACTATGCGACTGGGAATATGAATTTCGAGGAAATCTTAAGAATGGAACGCAAAGTCTTGAAATATAATTTAGAATTAGAAAAAGCTAAAGCAGATAAGCAAGCAGCTGTTTCATTTATCTCCTATTTAATGGGTAACTAA
- a CDS encoding heavy-metal-associated domain-containing protein, whose amino-acid sequence MKLKLVGLIGLFFVSTLSLSAQTKNVKFKVFGNCSMCEKRIEKAALAVDGVTIADWNKETKMIEVAFESSKTDIHKVHMAIAKAGHDTMMHKAKDEIYNELPGCCQYERAPEKEEDHSGHKH is encoded by the coding sequence ATGAAATTAAAATTAGTAGGATTAATCGGTTTGTTTTTTGTTAGTACTTTGAGTTTATCTGCTCAAACAAAGAACGTTAAGTTTAAAGTTTTTGGTAATTGCAGTATGTGCGAGAAGCGAATAGAAAAAGCTGCTCTTGCTGTAGATGGTGTGACTATAGCAGATTGGAATAAAGAGACTAAGATGATTGAAGTCGCTTTTGAAAGTTCTAAAACGGACATTCACAAAGTGCATATGGCTATTGCCAAAGCTGGGCATGATACGATGATGCACAAAGCTAAAGATGAAATTTATAACGAGTTGCCAGGATGTTGTCAATATGAAAGAGCACCTGAAAAAGAAGAAGACCATAGTGGTCATAAGCATTAA
- a CDS encoding copper-transporting P-type ATPase, whose amino-acid sequence MNKEFKKNHECCSEEAKKTNSFQGVFYCPMKCEGDKVYSKGGQCPVCNMNLISVNKKNNQDHVHHQRNNSENLDISNGTYFCPMRCEGDKMYAEPGDCPVCGMHLVAEKETGSSDDNAYQQMKKKFRLALILSIPVFIIAMSDFFSFLQLDLVASKFFWGWVEFILATPVVFYSSREFFIRGWKSIRTWNPNMWTLISIGVGSAYIFSVLALLIPDIFPNQFKDSLGNVHLYFEAAAVILTLVLLGQMLELKAHSKTNAAIKALLDLSPPIAHRLKDGNEEEIPLELVHIGDVLRVKPGEKIPVDGFIIQGEAVIDESMITGEPIPAEKSKDDKVTGGTINGKTSFDFKAEKVGSDTLLSQIIAMVNEASRSKAPIQKLADIVAKYFVIVVLAISICTFIIWAIFGPEPAYAYAFINAVSVLIIACPCALGLATPVSIMVGTGRGAQSGVLVKDARSIEEMNKVDILIVDKTGTLTEGKPTLKTYQSFNKLRNSDVLQLAASVDALSEHPVAEAIVKGAINIDIKPLPVTKFESLTGKGVKAFCQGVNISLGNQRLLRDHNLKLTDLQEELVKQKQTEGETVMFLIAEDQLEGIISVSDKLKPSSKEAIKKLQAMNVRVVMLTGDNENTARTISDGLELDEYVSDCLPEDKFNKVKELQEQGHIVAMAGDGINDAPALEQANVGIAMGTGTDIAMQSAEITLVKGDLNGIVRARDLSIRVMRNIKQNLFFAFIYNALGIPIAAGLLFPFFGVLLSPLIAAAAMSFSSVSVITNALRLRKS is encoded by the coding sequence ATGAATAAAGAGTTCAAAAAAAATCATGAATGTTGTTCAGAGGAAGCAAAAAAAACAAATTCTTTTCAAGGAGTTTTCTATTGCCCTATGAAATGTGAAGGTGATAAGGTGTATTCCAAAGGAGGGCAATGCCCAGTTTGCAATATGAACCTGATTTCTGTGAACAAAAAAAATAATCAGGATCATGTTCATCATCAAAGGAACAATAGTGAAAATCTTGATATATCCAATGGTACATATTTTTGTCCTATGCGTTGTGAAGGAGATAAGATGTATGCTGAACCCGGTGATTGTCCAGTATGTGGAATGCACTTGGTTGCTGAAAAGGAAACTGGATCTAGTGATGACAATGCATATCAACAGATGAAGAAAAAATTTCGACTTGCTTTAATTTTGAGTATTCCTGTTTTTATTATTGCGATGTCTGATTTTTTTAGTTTTCTACAGTTAGATTTAGTTGCTTCTAAATTCTTTTGGGGATGGGTTGAATTTATTTTAGCGACTCCAGTTGTCTTTTATTCGAGTAGAGAATTTTTTATCCGTGGTTGGAAATCGATTCGAACCTGGAATCCGAACATGTGGACTTTAATATCAATTGGAGTCGGTAGTGCATATATCTTTAGTGTATTAGCTCTTCTAATTCCGGATATTTTTCCTAATCAATTTAAGGATTCTTTAGGAAATGTTCATTTGTATTTCGAAGCTGCCGCAGTAATACTCACGTTGGTATTGCTTGGTCAAATGCTCGAGCTAAAAGCTCACAGTAAAACCAATGCAGCAATAAAGGCCTTACTCGATCTGTCTCCTCCGATTGCTCATAGACTTAAAGATGGAAATGAAGAAGAAATTCCACTTGAACTGGTTCATATCGGTGATGTTTTAAGGGTTAAGCCAGGAGAAAAAATACCAGTTGATGGCTTTATTATTCAAGGTGAAGCTGTAATAGATGAAAGTATGATAACTGGTGAGCCAATTCCAGCTGAAAAAAGTAAAGATGATAAAGTTACTGGAGGTACAATAAATGGTAAAACATCTTTCGATTTTAAAGCTGAAAAGGTTGGTTCTGATACGCTTTTATCTCAGATAATAGCGATGGTAAATGAAGCCAGTCGTTCAAAAGCACCAATTCAGAAGTTAGCTGATATAGTAGCCAAATATTTTGTAATTGTTGTACTTGCTATATCGATTTGCACCTTTATTATTTGGGCAATATTCGGTCCTGAACCTGCATATGCATACGCATTTATTAATGCGGTTTCGGTTTTGATAATTGCGTGCCCATGTGCATTGGGATTGGCTACTCCAGTCTCTATTATGGTGGGAACTGGGCGAGGAGCGCAATCTGGAGTATTAGTTAAGGATGCAAGATCAATAGAAGAAATGAATAAAGTCGATATTTTAATTGTTGATAAAACAGGAACTTTGACAGAGGGAAAACCGACCCTTAAAACTTATCAATCATTTAATAAATTAAGGAATTCGGATGTATTGCAGTTAGCTGCTTCAGTTGATGCACTAAGCGAACATCCAGTGGCGGAAGCCATTGTGAAAGGTGCCATTAATATTGATATTAAGCCATTACCTGTTACCAAGTTTGAGTCGCTAACAGGAAAAGGGGTCAAGGCATTTTGTCAAGGAGTGAACATTAGTCTTGGAAATCAAAGATTGTTAAGAGATCATAATCTTAAATTGACAGATTTACAGGAAGAGCTCGTTAAGCAAAAGCAAACCGAAGGCGAGACAGTTATGTTTTTAATTGCGGAAGATCAATTGGAAGGTATAATTAGTGTGTCCGATAAATTAAAACCATCATCTAAGGAAGCTATCAAAAAGCTTCAAGCAATGAATGTTAGGGTTGTGATGTTAACAGGTGATAATGAGAATACTGCGAGAACAATATCCGATGGATTGGAACTCGATGAATATGTTTCTGATTGTTTACCTGAGGATAAATTCAATAAAGTAAAAGAATTGCAAGAACAAGGTCATATCGTGGCTATGGCGGGTGATGGTATAAATGATGCTCCTGCACTTGAGCAAGCCAATGTTGGTATTGCTATGGGAACAGGAACTGATATTGCCATGCAAAGTGCCGAGATTACTCTTGTGAAAGGTGATCTTAATGGTATTGTTCGTGCAAGAGATTTAAGTATTCGTGTAATGCGTAATATCAAACAAAACTTATTTTTTGCATTCATATATAACGCTTTGGGCATTCCTATTGCTGCAGGTCTTTTGTTTCCATTTTTTGGGGTTTTATTAAGCCCTTTAATCGCAGCAGCTGCTATGAGTTTTAGTTCAGTTTCAGTTATTACAAATGCTTTACGCCTTCGAAAATCATAA